The Panicum hallii strain FIL2 chromosome 9, PHallii_v3.1, whole genome shotgun sequence genome has a window encoding:
- the LOC112877244 gene encoding protein TORNADO 2-like — protein MALNYLAVAAINLVAALLSIPVIAAGIWLSTQPDNACVQILQWPVIALGVAVLAVGLAGFVGAFWRLPWLLLAYLVAMLALVLALACLAAFVFAVTAASSGRPVPSRAFLEYDLDDYSGWLRARLDAPGRWDRIKTCLAATPTCSDLNQTAAYATAQGFFTAASLSPLQSGCCKPPTRCGYTFVTPTYWISPISPAADPDCAAWSNEQAKFCYSCASCKAGLLQNLRREWRRADLILAVAAAALLAVYAMGCYAFRTAKTDELFRRYRQGYT, from the coding sequence ATGGCTCTCAACTACTTGGCCGTCGCCGCCATCAACTTGGTCGCCGCGCTGCTCTCCATCCCCGTCATCGCCGCCGGCATCTGGCTGTCTACGCAGCCCGACAACGCCTGCGTCCAGATCCTCCAGTGGCCTGTCATTGCCCTCGGTGTCGCGGTCCTCGCGGTCGGCCTCGCCGGCTTCGTGGGGGCCTTCTGGCGCCTCCCCTGGCTCCTCCTCGCATACCTCGTCGCCATGCTCGCCCTCGTCCTCGCGCTCGCCTGCCTCGCCGCCTTCGTCTTCGCGgtcaccgccgcctcctcgggCCGCCCGGTCCCCAGCCGGGCCTTCCTTGAGTACGACCTCGACGACTACTCGGGATGGCTGCGCGCCCGCCTGGACGCGCCGGGCCGCTGGGACCGGATCAAGACCTGCCTGGCCGCCACACCCACCTGCTCCGACCTCAATCAGACTGCTGCCTACGCCACAGCGCAGGGCTTCTTCACAGCCGCCTCGCTCAGCCCTCTGCAGTCGGGCTGCTGCAAGCCTCCCACCAGGTGCGGCTACACCTTCGTCACCCCGACCTACTGGATCAGCCCCATCAGCCCCGCCGCCGACCCCGACTGCGCCGCCTGGAGCAACGAGCAGGCCAAGTTCTGCTACTCGTGCGCCTCCTGCAAGGCCGGCCTGCTCCAGAATCTCCGCAGGGAGTGGCGCCGCGCCGACCTcatcctcgccgtcgccgctgcgGCGCTCCTCGCCGTCTACGCCATGggctgctacgccttccgcaccGCCAAGACCGACGAGCTCTTTCGCCGCTACAGGCAGGGCTACACATAG
- the LOC112873459 gene encoding protein NRT1/ PTR FAMILY 7.3-like codes for MAAVQDEEHGQHGCAAAARAARTATQDGSVDWSGRPCLRDRSGGWLAGFLMLANQTLVTFAVNCVGTNLVTFMAVVMTLDNADAANRANNWAGTTYVFSIVGALVSDSYWGRYKACTIFQIIFLAGLVELSIASHLFLERSCDFRHGEAGRQAQHCRPPTRAESLVFYISIYQIALGTGAYQPAATTFGADQFDEIDAGERKSKSAFFGYFFVANNLGGVLAVTALAYMEDKGQWVLAFWISTAVALVGVVLFALGTLRYRHFLPNGNAIVSVCQVIVAATKNRHVKTPQQAQDLYEEADYGNDEDAAKIKKKNKMLLHTPDFRCLDKAAVVVTTSTPPTRHQRQSWSLCTVTQVEELKCILRLAPIWVCSILYSTAYSQMSSVFIEQAQAMDASLWGLKIPAAGMGVFEILGVTAFVFIYSFCIARIVSKVVSREPTELERMGVGLVISTLAMITSGLVEQQRLKHATTLTQPSSSSSLTILWQIPQYVLIGASEVFMYVTMTEFFNDQLPEGLKSLGSAMSVASMSAGNFASSLLVTVVMAITCKGGQAAGCWIPQDLNQGHVDRFFFVIAALNAMDLLAYVIFAKRYRPAPLIKPAGADENASPADHEMYI; via the exons ATGGCTGCT GTTCAGGACGAGGAGCATGGGCAGCATGGCTGTGCCGCCGCTGCTAGGGCGGCGAGGACGGCGACGCAGGATGGGTCGGTGGATTGGAGCGGCAGGCCCTGCCTCAGAGACAGATCAGGAGGATGGCTTGCCGGCTTCCTCATGCTGG CGAACCAGACTCTGGTGACGTTCGCCGTCAACTGCGTGGGGACGAACCTGGTGACGTTCATGGCGGTGGTGATGACGCTGGACAACGCCGACGCCGCCAACCGAGCCAACAACTGGGCGGGCACCACCTACGTCTTCTCCATCGTCGGGGCTCTCGTCAGCGACTCCTACTGGGGAAGATACAAGGCCTGCACCATCTTCCAGATCATCTTCCTCGCA GGTTTGGTGGAGCTCTCCATAGCCTCCCATCTGTTCCTTGAGAGATCCTGCGACTTCAGACACGGAGAGGCCGGGAGACAAGCACAGCACTGCAGGCCACCAACAAGAGCCGAGTCGCTCGTCTTCTACATCTCGATCTACCAGATCGCGCTGGGAACCGGAGCCTACCAGCCTGCCGCCACGACGTTCGGCGCCGACCAGTTTGATGAGATCGACGCAGGCGAAAGGAAATCAAAGTCCGCCTTCTTTGGCTACTTCTTCGTCGCCAACAACCTGGGGGGCGTGCTCGCCGTCACCGCCCTGGCATACATGGAGGACAAGGGCCAGTGGGTCCTGGCATTCTGGATCTCCACCGCGGTGGCGCTCGTTGGTGTCGTCCTGTTCGCGCTCGGAACCCTCAGGTACCGGCACTTCCTGCCCAACGGCAACGCTATCGTCAGCGTTTGCCAGGTCATTGTTGCCGCGACAAAGAACAGGCATGTCAAGACTCCGCAGCAAGCACAGGATCTGTACGAGGAGGCTGATTATGGGAACGACGAGGATGCAGCCAAGATTAAGAAGAAGAATAAGATGCTGCTGCACACACCAGATTTCAGGTGTCTGGACAAGGCAGCGGTGGTGGTTACTACTTCTACTCCACCAACAAGGCATCAGCGCCAGTCATGGAGCCTCTGCACTGTTACTCAAGTGGAAGAGCTCAAGTGCATCCTGCGGCTGGCTCCAATATGGGTGTGCAGCATCCTCTACTCCACCGCCTACTCGCAGATGTCATCCGTATTCATCGAGCAGGCACAGGCCATGGACGCCTCCCTCTGGGGTCTCAAGATCCCTGCTGCCGGGATGGGCGTTTTCGAGATACTGGGCGTGACGGCCTTTGTGTTCATCTACAGCTTTTGCATTGCCAGGATCGTGTCCAAGGTCGTGTCACGAGAGCCTACCGAGTTGGAGAGGATGGGCGTTGGGCTTGTCATCTCCACACTAGCCATGATCACGTCCGGTCTGGTGGAACAGCAGAGGCTCAAGCATGCGACGACGCTGACACAACCGTCGTCGTCCAGCTCCCTGACCATCCTTTGGCAGATCCCCCAGTACGTGCTGATCGGAGCGTCCGAGGTGTTCATGTACGTCACTATGACGGAGTTCTTCAACGACCAGCTCCCCGAGGGCCTAAAAAGCCTCGGGAGCGCCATGAGCGTCGCCTCCATGTCAGCTGGCAACTTTGCAAGCAGCCTTCTGGTTACTGTGGTGATGGCCATCACCTGCAAAGGCGGCCAAGCAGCTGGGTGCTGGATACCTCAAGATCTCAACCAAGGCCACGTGGACAGGTTCTTCTTCGTCATAGCGGCGCTCAACGCCATGGATCTGTTGGCGTACGTGATCTTTGCAAAGAGGTATAGACCTGCTCCACTCATCAAACCTGCAGGAGCAGATGAGAACGCATCCCCAGCTGATCATGAAATGTATATATAG